A region from the Lolium perenne isolate Kyuss_39 chromosome 4, Kyuss_2.0, whole genome shotgun sequence genome encodes:
- the LOC127347920 gene encoding uncharacterized protein, translating to MLFHIYFYCKALFAPALFLRLFRMSRPLFNRIMDDVKVYNDYFIAKLDAIGKVGLSSYQKFMAAIRMLTYGVAGDYVDEYIRMSESSCLEAMYRFCRAMIAVFGEQYLRQPNAENIAHQLSINASRGFPGCLAA from the coding sequence ATGCTCTTCCATATCTACTTCTACTGCAAGGCATTGTTCGCGCCCGCCTTGTTTCTCCGTCTTTTTCGGATGTCCAGACCATTGTTCAACCGGATAATGGATGATGTCAAGGTCTACAACGACTATTTCATCGCCAAACtggatgcaattggcaaggtaggcctctcttcgtaTCAAAAATTCATGGCAGCGATTAGGATGCTCACATATGGTGTTGCCGGTGATTACGTAGATGAGTACATCCGAATGAGCGAGTCCAGCTGCTTGGAAGCGATGTACAGGTTCTGCAGAGCAATGATCGCTGTGTTCGGTGAACAATATCTGCGCCAACCTAATGCAGAGAACATTGCCCATCAGTTGTCAATCAACGCTTCCAGGGGGTTTCCTggatgcttggcagcatag